One genomic segment of Streptomyces sp. RerS4 includes these proteins:
- a CDS encoding phosphatase PAP2 family protein, which translates to MRTDQMLTRLEPVFARLDREPERPAHLQTPQMSRHRVVLLASTLAFYLAIVVAVLTTSWLVRLDWQIMFFRPYEQWPQLHAFLDYLVVLGQRGPTAVMVAAWLGWRSWRQHTLRPLITLGVALLLLNVTVGSVKLGLGRLGPHYATQIGSAELFAGGDIFPSGHTANAVVTWGILAYLASTTVTRRVLSIVSAVVSLSVGATTVYLGTHWVSDVLLGWTAGLLIMLALPWFEPLIARVEAYVFQLRELWRRRLEEGKVSEPVAAALTPLLSAGGKWQPRRAAEACTAAPAGAPAHSPSLRPAAHTVGRPHLIRSERTPVTPAGSRRPAHGERAGARGASARPATGG; encoded by the coding sequence GTGCGTACCGACCAAATGCTGACCCGTCTGGAGCCGGTGTTCGCCCGGCTGGACCGGGAACCAGAGCGTCCGGCTCATCTGCAAACGCCGCAGATGAGCCGGCACCGCGTCGTGCTCCTCGCCTCGACCCTCGCGTTCTACCTCGCGATCGTCGTCGCCGTCCTCACGACGTCCTGGCTCGTCCGGCTGGACTGGCAGATCATGTTCTTCCGGCCCTACGAGCAGTGGCCGCAGCTGCACGCGTTCCTCGACTACCTCGTCGTACTCGGCCAGCGCGGACCCACCGCCGTGATGGTCGCGGCCTGGCTCGGCTGGCGCTCGTGGCGCCAGCACACCCTGCGCCCGTTGATCACCCTCGGCGTGGCCCTGCTCCTGCTCAACGTCACCGTCGGCTCGGTCAAGCTCGGCCTCGGCCGGCTCGGTCCGCACTACGCCACCCAGATCGGCTCCGCCGAGCTCTTCGCGGGCGGCGATATATTTCCTTCGGGCCACACCGCCAACGCCGTCGTGACCTGGGGGATCCTGGCCTACCTGGCCTCCACCACGGTCACCCGCCGGGTGCTGTCCATCGTGTCGGCGGTGGTCTCGCTGAGCGTCGGCGCCACCACCGTCTACCTCGGCACCCACTGGGTCTCCGACGTGCTCCTCGGCTGGACCGCGGGTCTGCTGATCATGCTGGCGCTGCCCTGGTTCGAGCCGCTCATCGCCCGCGTCGAGGCGTACGTCTTCCAACTGCGCGAGCTGTGGCGCCGCCGCCTGGAGGAGGGCAAGGTCTCCGAGCCCGTCGCCGCCGCCCTCACGCCGCTGCTCTCCGCCGGCGGGAAGTGGCAGCCCCGCCGGGCCGCCGAGGCCTGTACCGCCGCCCCGGCGGGTGCCCCCGCGCATTCCCCGAGCCTGCGCCCGGCCGCGCACACCGTGGGCAGGCCGCACCTCATCCGCTCCGAGCGCACCCCGGTCACCCCGGCCGGGAGCCGCCGCCCGGCGCACGGCGAACGGGCCGGCGCCCGGGGCGCCTCGGCCCGCCCGGCCACGGGCGGCTAA
- a CDS encoding YafY family protein, protein MLDTSARLLRLLSLLQAHREWTGAALAERLGVTPRTVRRDVDRLRELGYPVNASPGTGGGYRLGAGAELPPLLLDDDEAVAVAVGLRTAAGNGVEGIGEASVRALAKLEQVLPTRLRGRVSALNEFTVPLLRRARRDTVDPAVLTELAAVCRDAERLRFGYRDHGGDVSRRTVEPHRLVCTERRWYLVAWDLGREDWRTFRVDRIEPRPPHGPRFTPRPAPAEDLAAYVSEGVSQRAYAARAVLRLRMPAEEAARVVGPADGTLEPLDADSCLLRTGAVSLDVLVIHIMLLGCEFDVVEPPELTARIRAARDLLGRALQGEAD, encoded by the coding sequence ATGCTCGATACCTCCGCACGACTGTTGCGCCTGCTGTCCCTGTTGCAGGCCCACCGTGAATGGACCGGCGCCGCCCTCGCCGAACGGCTCGGCGTCACGCCCCGGACCGTGCGGCGGGACGTCGACCGGCTGCGGGAGCTCGGCTACCCGGTGAACGCCAGCCCCGGCACCGGCGGCGGCTACCGGCTCGGCGCCGGGGCCGAGCTGCCGCCGCTGTTGCTCGACGACGACGAGGCCGTCGCCGTGGCCGTGGGGCTGCGCACCGCCGCCGGCAACGGGGTCGAGGGGATCGGGGAGGCCTCCGTACGGGCCCTGGCCAAGCTGGAGCAGGTCCTGCCGACGCGGCTGCGCGGACGGGTCTCGGCGCTGAACGAGTTCACCGTCCCCCTCCTGCGCCGCGCCCGCCGGGACACCGTCGACCCGGCGGTGCTGACGGAGCTGGCGGCCGTGTGCCGGGACGCCGAGCGGTTGCGCTTCGGCTACCGCGACCACGGGGGCGACGTCAGCCGCCGCACCGTCGAGCCGCACCGGCTCGTCTGCACCGAGCGGCGGTGGTACCTCGTCGCCTGGGACCTCGGCCGCGAGGACTGGCGCACCTTTCGCGTGGACCGGATCGAACCCCGCCCCCCGCACGGCCCCCGCTTCACCCCGCGCCCGGCGCCCGCCGAGGACCTCGCCGCGTACGTCTCCGAAGGGGTCTCGCAGCGGGCGTACGCCGCCCGAGCGGTGCTGCGGCTGCGGATGCCGGCCGAGGAGGCCGCGCGGGTCGTCGGCCCCGCCGACGGGACGCTGGAGCCGCTCGACGCGGACAGCTGCCTGCTGCGCACCGGGGCGGTCAGCCTCGATGTTCTGGTGATTCACATCATGTTGCTCGGCTGTGAGTTCGACGTCGTGGAGCCGCCCGAGCTGACCGCCCGGATCCGGGCGGCGCGGGACCTTCTCGGGCGGGCTCTGCAAGGCGAAGCGGACTAG
- a CDS encoding transglycosylase family protein, giving the protein MSELSLRGRWAAVVAGAALVLVLPWGGGAVAAPPPPAPGPAGVAAGHRTPDCGPGGQWPWDCVADCESGGRWAVNSGNGFYGGLQFRQPTWEEYGGLAYAARADLATREQQIRVAEDLVATQGWRAWPVCAQRYGLGGRMHVVRAGETLEGIARRRGVPGGWRALYAANRGVIGNRPERLRPGIFLTLPPTSTPTPVSPTPSPTGPAPVRPSPTPSPSPTPTLTPSPSSPSSPSSPSRPVPVGPRPTPNPSRPASPVPSPSGSLTPVPARSGPAATGPAGPSAPPRPVPASAGAGARPTAPR; this is encoded by the coding sequence ATGTCCGAACTCAGTCTCCGCGGCCGGTGGGCCGCGGTCGTGGCCGGCGCCGCGCTGGTGCTCGTACTCCCGTGGGGCGGCGGCGCGGTGGCCGCGCCGCCCCCGCCGGCCCCGGGACCGGCGGGGGTGGCGGCCGGGCACCGGACGCCGGACTGCGGACCGGGTGGGCAGTGGCCGTGGGACTGCGTCGCCGACTGCGAGAGCGGTGGGCGGTGGGCGGTCAACAGTGGCAACGGCTTCTACGGGGGACTGCAGTTCCGGCAGCCGACGTGGGAGGAGTACGGGGGCCTCGCGTACGCGGCGCGGGCGGACCTGGCGACCCGGGAGCAGCAGATCCGCGTCGCGGAGGACCTGGTCGCCACGCAGGGGTGGCGGGCGTGGCCGGTGTGCGCGCAGCGGTACGGGCTGGGGGGACGGATGCACGTGGTGCGGGCCGGGGAGACGCTGGAGGGGATCGCGCGCAGGCGTGGGGTGCCGGGTGGGTGGCGGGCACTGTACGCGGCGAACCGGGGGGTCATCGGGAACCGACCGGAACGGCTCCGGCCGGGGATCTTCCTGACCCTGCCGCCCACGTCGACCCCGACCCCGGTGAGCCCGACGCCGAGCCCGACGGGTCCGGCCCCGGTGAGGCCGAGCCCGACGCCGAGCCCCAGCCCGACGCCGACCCTGACGCCGAGTCCGTCGAGTCCGTCGAGTCCGTCGAGTCCGTCGAGGCCGGTCCCGGTGGGCCCGAGGCCGACGCCGAACCCGTCTCGTCCGGCGAGCCCGGTCCCGAGCCCGTCGGGCTCCTTGACCCCGGTTCCGGCCCGCTCGGGGCCGGCCGCCACGGGCCCGGCGGGCCCTTCGGCCCCGCCGCGTCCGGTGCCGGCTTCGGCCGGTGCGGGTGCTCGGCCGACGGCTCCGCGCTGA